In a single window of the Rhopalosiphum padi isolate XX-2018 chromosome 1, ASM2088224v1, whole genome shotgun sequence genome:
- the LOC132918211 gene encoding uncharacterized protein LOC132918211: MYSPWSNFYLTYYAGKLIGFFPFAGNHKYLSFCYSLVVWISLCFTSISIHTELRNYSNNIAPSQRLLKYVILFETYVNLISMVVNVAISANKSKHFFKIFDSFYRFDEHVLQVPCSSNYKAQRFYLIYVSLIGTYHTTYIYNFYYNYFFILFMWSLINLLTMITVLPYIICIRMLRNRYKLANLVFKTSVSNPTATTTTKCFYPTEIHNLFIELRNLTEKVKTYYAFHALLIIIESVLLIASNVTKLAFNYTNNIDTGLTYNKLALVFCILKMIFIFFIVREAHNTIQESKKTVLIAHDILRTTTNTGIIKEFEVFVLSCWNNPIIFDVYDFFDLDYKLLQSIIASIVTYIVVLVQIQLAISSQ, encoded by the exons ATGTATTCGCCGTGGAGTAATTTTTACCTAACATATTATGCAGGAAAATTAATCGGTTTCTTTCCATTTGCTGGAAACCATAAGTACTTATCGTTTTGTTATTCATTAGTTGTATGGATTTCATTATGTTTCACAAGTATATCAATCCATACTGAACTTCgcaattattctaataatatagcACCATCACAaagattgttaaaatat GTTATTTTATTCGAGACATATGTTAACTTAATTTCGATGGTCGTTAACGTAGCAATTTCAGCAAACaagagtaaacatttttttaaaatatttgattcattTTATCGCTTTGATGAGCATGTACTACAAGTCCCTTGTTCATCGAATTATAAGGCACAACGATTTTACTTAATATACGTCTCATTAATTGGGACTTACCATACaacttacatatataatttttattataattattttttcatattatttatgtggaGTTTGATCAATTTATTGACAATGATAACAgtattaccatatattatatgtataagaatGTTAAGAAACAGATACAAACTAGCCAACTTAGTATTTAAAACCA gtGTAAGCAATCCAACTGCAACTACTACTACAAAATGTTTCTATCCGACCgaaatacacaatttattcATTGAACTACGGAATTTGAcagaaaaagtaaaaacatattatgcttTTCACGCATTGCTAATCATCATCGAATCAGTTTTACTTATTGCTTCAAACGTAACAAAATTAGCATTTAACTACACCAACAACATTGACACAGGCTTAACATACAACAAATTAGCgttagtattttgtattttgaagatgatatttatatttttcatagttcGAGAAGCGCATAATACTATACAAGaa TCAAAGAAAACCGTTTTGATCGCCCATGATATACTTCGTACTACGACGAATACTGGGATTATCAaagaa tttGAAGTATTTGTATTGAGTTGTTGGAACAACCCAATCATATTTGATGtgtatgatttttttgatttggaCTACAAACTACTTCAATCG ATAATTGCATCCATCGTCACGTATATTGTAGTTTTGGTTCAAATTCAGTTGGCAATATCCAGTCAAtaa
- the LOC132932202 gene encoding ectonucleotide pyrophosphatase/phosphodiesterase family member 5-like isoform X2 has protein sequence MCRSAAAQCYLVTAICAVAGVAAVSRHPVTVVVSFDGFRPEYIRQNLTPTMAKFRDASAAPPYMRATFPTKTFVNHFTIATGMYPETHGVLDNYMFDRNNKTMHYTYEQFHYDDSLVPIWIQNEVNGDGRYSGVMMWPGSDFAYQGKKPTYMQIYNHSMLWNTRIDKIMSWIKDENKPANLVYMYFDEPDKTGHLKGINSKEIQDQIVRVDVALGYLLDHIKSENLENKINLIILSDHGMDTVTYDRMIHLDKYVTNTTYKKVSSGPNVFIHPNEHKFDEIYTNLSKIANTTKTFSVFKKDQLLDRWHMKNNTRLNNIIYLLANPGYAFWDEYYELILSRTTKEKFNVGAHGYDNEEPQMRAIFMASGPAFKKNYTAQPFNNVDLYSLICRIASLNEPHRRPDGTIKGVEQLLSNKSGGTAAATSTAPVIGKQKIPEKRQKG, from the exons ATGTGCAGGTCAGCCGCCGCACAGTGCTACTTGGTCACCGCGATCTGCGCGGTGGCCGGGGTGGCGGCCGTCAGCCGACACCCGGTGACGGTGGTCGTGTCGTTCGACGGTTTCCGGCCCGAATACATCCGGCAGAACCTGACGCCGACAATGGCCAAGTTCCGGGACGCTTCCGCGGCGCCGCCGTACATGCGCGCGACGTTCCCCACGAAGACGTTCGTCAACCATTTCACCATAGCCACCGGAATGTACCCGGAGACGCACGGCGTGCTCGACAATTACATGTTCGACCGGAACAACAAAACGATGCACTACACGTACGAGCAGTTCCACTACGACGATTCGTTGGTGCCTATCTGG ataCAAAACGAAGTCAATGGAGATGGACGATATAGCGGTGTAATGATGTGGCCAGGATCCGACTTTGCGTATCAAGGCAAAAAACCTACCTATATGCAAATATACAACCa TTCAATGCTTTGGAATACTCGTATAGACAAAATTATGTCATGGATTAAAGATGAAAATAAACCAGCCAATCTAGTGTATATGTATTTTGATGAACCGGACAAAACTGGTCATTTAAAAGGAATAAATTCAAAAGAGATTCAAGATCAAATTGTGAGAGTAGACGTAGCACTCGG gtaTTTACTCGACCATATAAAATCTGAAAAtctagaaaacaaaataaatctcATTATTCTCAGTGATCATGGTATGGATACAGTAACGTATGACCGAATGATACATTTAGATAAATATGTGACTAATACAACTTACAAAAAGGTTTCATCGGGTCCTAATGTGTTCATACATCCAAATGAac ataaatttgacgaaattTATACAAATCTTTCCAAAATAGCCAATACTACCAAAACATtcagtgtatttaaaaaagatCAATTATTGGACCGTTGGcacatgaaaaataatactagattaaacaatattatttatttgttggcTAATCCTGGATACGCCTTTTGGgatgaatattatgaattaattttgagCAGAACAA CAAAAGAGAAGTTCAACGTAGGGGCGCACGGATACGATAACGAGGAACCGCAGATGCGAGCCATTTTCATGGCCTCCGGCCCGGCGTTCAAGAAGAACTACACCGCCCAACCGTTCAACAACGTCGACCTTTACTCACTGATCTGCCGGATCGCGTCGCTAAATGAGCCGCACCGACGTCCTGACGGAACTATAAAAGGCGTGGAACAGCTACTGTCTAACAAGTCCGGCGGTACCGCCGCCGCCACGTCCACGGCTCCCGTCATAG GTAAGCAGAAGATTCCGGAGAAAAGACAGAAAGGTTAG
- the LOC132932202 gene encoding ectonucleotide pyrophosphatase/phosphodiesterase family member 5-like isoform X1, which translates to MCRSAAAQCYLVTAICAVAGVAAVSRHPVTVVVSFDGFRPEYIRQNLTPTMAKFRDASAAPPYMRATFPTKTFVNHFTIATGMYPETHGVLDNYMFDRNNKTMHYTYEQFHYDDSLVPIWIQNEVNGDGRYSGVMMWPGSDFAYQGKKPTYMQIYNHSMLWNTRIDKIMSWIKDENKPANLVYMYFDEPDKTGHLKGINSKEIQDQIVRVDVALGYLLDHIKSENLENKINLIILSDHGMDTVTYDRMIHLDKYVTNTTYKKVSSGPNVFIHPNEHKFDEIYTNLSKIANTTKTFSVFKKDQLLDRWHMKNNTRLNNIIYLLANPGYAFWDEYYELILSRTTKEKFNVGAHGYDNEEPQMRAIFMASGPAFKKNYTAQPFNNVDLYSLICRIASLNEPHRRPDGTIKGVEQLLSNKSGGTAAATSTAPVIGILSAMLLHVITAHSL; encoded by the exons ATGTGCAGGTCAGCCGCCGCACAGTGCTACTTGGTCACCGCGATCTGCGCGGTGGCCGGGGTGGCGGCCGTCAGCCGACACCCGGTGACGGTGGTCGTGTCGTTCGACGGTTTCCGGCCCGAATACATCCGGCAGAACCTGACGCCGACAATGGCCAAGTTCCGGGACGCTTCCGCGGCGCCGCCGTACATGCGCGCGACGTTCCCCACGAAGACGTTCGTCAACCATTTCACCATAGCCACCGGAATGTACCCGGAGACGCACGGCGTGCTCGACAATTACATGTTCGACCGGAACAACAAAACGATGCACTACACGTACGAGCAGTTCCACTACGACGATTCGTTGGTGCCTATCTGG ataCAAAACGAAGTCAATGGAGATGGACGATATAGCGGTGTAATGATGTGGCCAGGATCCGACTTTGCGTATCAAGGCAAAAAACCTACCTATATGCAAATATACAACCa TTCAATGCTTTGGAATACTCGTATAGACAAAATTATGTCATGGATTAAAGATGAAAATAAACCAGCCAATCTAGTGTATATGTATTTTGATGAACCGGACAAAACTGGTCATTTAAAAGGAATAAATTCAAAAGAGATTCAAGATCAAATTGTGAGAGTAGACGTAGCACTCGG gtaTTTACTCGACCATATAAAATCTGAAAAtctagaaaacaaaataaatctcATTATTCTCAGTGATCATGGTATGGATACAGTAACGTATGACCGAATGATACATTTAGATAAATATGTGACTAATACAACTTACAAAAAGGTTTCATCGGGTCCTAATGTGTTCATACATCCAAATGAac ataaatttgacgaaattTATACAAATCTTTCCAAAATAGCCAATACTACCAAAACATtcagtgtatttaaaaaagatCAATTATTGGACCGTTGGcacatgaaaaataatactagattaaacaatattatttatttgttggcTAATCCTGGATACGCCTTTTGGgatgaatattatgaattaattttgagCAGAACAA CAAAAGAGAAGTTCAACGTAGGGGCGCACGGATACGATAACGAGGAACCGCAGATGCGAGCCATTTTCATGGCCTCCGGCCCGGCGTTCAAGAAGAACTACACCGCCCAACCGTTCAACAACGTCGACCTTTACTCACTGATCTGCCGGATCGCGTCGCTAAATGAGCCGCACCGACGTCCTGACGGAACTATAAAAGGCGTGGAACAGCTACTGTCTAACAAGTCCGGCGGTACCGCCGCCGCCACGTCCACGGCTCCCGTCATAGGTATATTGTCAGCTATGTTACTACACGTGATTACAGCACATAGTCTGTGA
- the LOC132917834 gene encoding ectonucleotide pyrophosphatase/phosphodiesterase family member 5-like yields MPRVVSDSFFGPLLGTSPPSTVGHMWRPAAVQCYWVAAIFAVAVAGVPAINRHPVTVVVSFDGFRPDYIRPDTTPTMARFRDASAAPPYMRSAFPTKTFVNHFTMATGMHPETHGVLDNSMFDRNNETMHYTYEQFHYDDSLVPIWMQNEYNGEGRHSGVMMWPGSEFPYQGKHPTYTEVYNNSIHWNSRIDTIMTWIEDENRPANLVFAYFEEPDKTGHKKGVNSQEIKKQITRVEDTVKYMLDEIKYKKLEKKINLIILSDHGMDTVTYDRIIFLDDYVSNMTYKSVITGPNAFILPNMGKYDEVYTNLSNGANTSNKFYVFKKYQLPDRWYMKNNPRLNGIIYLLAKPGYAFWYSFFQKILDQTTKEMFRAGTHGYDNDDPIMHALFIASGPMFKSNFTAQPFDNVDLYPLISHLLALKQPTNKQVNGTIAGVEQLLTSSKSPINVTSSSPHILAVMTATVIETIIDIAERLLP; encoded by the exons ATGCCGCGGGTGGTCAGCGACTCCTTCTTTGGTCCGCTGCTCGGCACGTCACCGCCGTCCACCGTTGGCCATATGTGGAGACCGGCGGCCGTGCAGTGCTATTGGGTCGCCGCGATCTTCGCGGTCGCAGTGGCCGGGGTTCCGGCCATCAACCGACACCCGGTGACGGTGGTCGTGTCGTTCGACGGCTTCCGGCCCGATTACATCCGGCCCGACACGACGCCGACAATGGCCCGATTCCGGGACGCTTCCGCCGCGCCGCCGTACATGCGCAGTGCGTTCCCAACGAAGACGTTCGTCAACCATTTCACCATGGCCACCGGAATGCACCCCGAGACGCACGGCGTGCTCGACAATTCCATGTTCGACCGGAACAACGAGACGATGCACTACACGTACGAGCAGTTCCACTACGACGATTCGTTGGTGCCTATCTGG ATGCAAAACGAATATAATGGAGAAGGACGACATAGTGGTGTAATGATGTGGCCCGGATCCGAATTTCCATATCAAGGAAAACACCCAACTTACACTGAAGTATACAACAA TTCAATACATTGGAATTCCCGAATAGACACTATTATGACATGGATTGAAGATGAAAACCGACCAGCTAATCTAGTGTTTGCATATTTCGAAGAACCAGATAAAACTGGTCATAAAAAAGGAGTCAACTCACAAgagataaaaaaacaaatcacgAGAGTAGAAGACACAGTCaa atacatgcttgatgaaataaaatataaaaaattagaaaaaaaaataaacctcaTAATTCTTAGTGACCACGGAATGGATACAGTTACATAtgatagaattatatttttagatgattACGTATCTAACATGACCTACAAATCCGTTATTACAGGTCCCAATGCATTTATACTACCAAATAtgg GAAAATATGACGAAGTTTATACAAATCTTTCAAACGGAGCCAatacatcaaataaattttatgtatttaaaaaatatcaactacCAGACCGTTGGTATATGAAGAATAATCCTAGATTGAATGGGATCATTTATTTGTTGGCCAAACCCGGTTACGCATTTTggtacagtttttttcaaaaaattttggATCAAACAA CTAAAGAAATGTTCAGAGCTGGGACTCACGGGTACGACAACGACGACCCTATAATGCACGCCCTTTTCATAGCTTCGGGGCCGATGTTTAAGAGCAACTTCACCGCACAGCCATTCGACAACGTGGACCTGTACCCGCTGATCAGTCACCTGTTGGCTCTAAAGCAGCCAACCAATAAACAAGTGAACGGGACGATAGCCGGCGTCGAACAACTTTTGACGTCGTCCAAGTCTCCAATTAACGTCACATCATCGTCGCCACACATCCTAGCTGTCATGACAGCGACCGTAATTGAAACTATTATAGATATAG